One genomic segment of Mytilus trossulus isolate FHL-02 chromosome 4, PNRI_Mtr1.1.1.hap1, whole genome shotgun sequence includes these proteins:
- the LOC134715082 gene encoding E3 SUMO-protein ligase PIAS2-like isoform X1 yields MADAGELKQMVMSFRVSELQVLLGYAGRNKTGRKTELMQRALQLVQKGASVPIQIKIRELYNQIFSSNRRKPPGKSDEGPMFSSSSYTTYTPNWFGGLDYSSGASLVSPAQSSMFPVHPDVRLKHLPFYDVVAELMKPTSLAPRGTSKFQETHFNFHLTPQQAQDIAMSRDFRPGARCEYMTQIQLRFCLLETSCEQDDNFPPSICVRVNGKLAPLPNPIPTTKPGVEPKRPGRPVDITSFCRLSPTMPNQIDVSWATDFGRGYCVAIYLVKKLSSDILMMRLKQFGNRHPDHTRALIKEKLQSDPDSEIDTTSLRVSLMCPLGKSRMSIPIRASSCTHLQCCDAMLYLMMNEKKPTWMCPVCDRPAPFHKLVIDGLFVEILKQAPDVDEIQFNQDGNWCRLNQKKETHVISSPVIKNTRPAASEPSGASPEKKPKMDVIDLTCSSDEEDEEEPRTPQPAPSNTSSSSPRVISLDSPTPVHSMISSDSPMLSSPGSNIGSPSSVSSSGLGSPMSSKGLSPAKSPYRPSSVAHSLSPVSSDGTIPNPPSPSIPIVPPPPLTSQRPLSFPTDFPSQTNAPLQSPLGSRISPITPPTFPVSMYPPYSLPAPMPHQPPPYNHSSSMNNYAPELDREIEDFIRGIVWDNSSYR; encoded by the exons TCAAATTTTTTCATCTAACAGGAGGAAGCCACCAGGGAAGTCTGATGAAGGTCCTATGTTTAGTAGCA GCAGTTATACAACTTATACACCTAACTGGTTTG GTGGTTTGGATTACTCTTCAGGAGCCAGTCTTGTTTCACCAGCACAATCTTCCATGTTCCCAGTCCATCCAGATGTTAGACTGAAACATCTGCCATTTTATGATGTAGTAGCAGAGCTTATGAAACCTACAAGTCTTG CTCCTAGAGGAACATCGAAATTTCAggaaacacattttaattttcatctgACTCCACAGCAAGCTCAGGATATAGCTATGTCGAG gGATTTCAGACCAGGTGCTAGATGTGAATATATGACACAGATACAGTTACG gttttgTTTATTAGAAACAAGCTGTGAACAAGATGATAATTTTCCTCCCAGTATATGTGTCAGGGTTAATGGTAAACTAGCCCCATTGCCA AATCCTATTCCAACAACAAAGCCAGGAGTAGAACCTAAACGTCCAGGGCGTCCAGTAGATATCACATCATTCTGTCGTCTTTCACCCACAATGCCTAATCAGATAGATGTGTCATGGGCCACTGACTTTGGTCGG GGTTACTGTGTGGCTATATACTTAGTAAAGAAACTATCATCAGATATATTAATGATGAGATTAAAACAGTTTGGAAATAGACATCCTGATCATACGAGAGCTTTAA tcaaagaaaaattacaaagtGATCCAGATAGTGAAATAGATACAACTAGTCTTAGAGTGTCCTTAATGTGTCCG CTTGGTAAAAGTCGGATGAGTATTCCAATACGAGCTAGTTCTTGTACACATTTACAGTGCTGTGATGCCATGCTATATCTTATGATGAATGAGAAGAAACCAACATGGATGTGTCCTGTTTGTGATAGACCTGCTCCATTCCATAAATTAGTCATTGATGG GTTATTTGtagaaattttgaaacaagCACCTGATGTTGATGAGATTCAGTTTAATCAAGATGGTAATTGGTGTAGACTTAACCAGAAGAAAGAAACACATGTGATATCTAGTCCTGTCATAAAAAATACACGACCTGCAGCTTCAGAACCAAGTG GTGCCTCCCCTGAAAAGAAGCCTAAAATGGACGTGATTGATCTGACCTGTAGCAGTGATGAGGAGGATGAGGAAGAACCCAGAACACCACAGCCAGCTCCTTCAAATACAAGTTCTAGTAGTCCTCGGGTAATCAGCCTTGATTCTCCAACTCCCGTGCATTCTATGATCTCATCTGATTCACCCATGTTGTCGTCACCTGGGTCAAATATCGGATCACCGTCATCTGTGTCAAGTTCTGGATTGGGATCACCTATGTCAAGCAAGGGACTATCTCCAGCAAAGTCTCCGTACAGACCTTCATCTGTGGCCCACTCACTTTCTCCTGTGTCATCAGATGGAACTATCCCTAATCCTCCATCACCATCCATACCTATAGTACCACCACCACCATTAACATCACAGAGACCACTTAGTTTCCCTACAGACTTTCCTTCACAGACTAATGCACCTTTACAATCACCACTGGGATCCAGGATATCTCCGATCACACCTCCAACCTTTCCTGTTTCTATGTATCCCCCTTACTCACTTCCGGCACCCATGCCTCATCAGCCTCCACCTTACAACCATTCGTCAAGTATGAACAATTATGCTCCAGAGTTAGACAGAGAAATTGAAGACTTTATTCGTGGAATTGTGTGGGATAATTCTAGTTATcggtaa
- the LOC134715082 gene encoding E3 SUMO-protein ligase PIAS2-like isoform X2: protein MADAGELKQMVMSFRVSELQVLLGYAGRNKTGRKTELMQRALQLVQKGASVPIQIKIRELYNQIFSSNRRKPPGKSDEGPMFSSTKDEHDIHKHGGLDYSSGASLVSPAQSSMFPVHPDVRLKHLPFYDVVAELMKPTSLAPRGTSKFQETHFNFHLTPQQAQDIAMSRDFRPGARCEYMTQIQLRFCLLETSCEQDDNFPPSICVRVNGKLAPLPNPIPTTKPGVEPKRPGRPVDITSFCRLSPTMPNQIDVSWATDFGRGYCVAIYLVKKLSSDILMMRLKQFGNRHPDHTRALIKEKLQSDPDSEIDTTSLRVSLMCPLGKSRMSIPIRASSCTHLQCCDAMLYLMMNEKKPTWMCPVCDRPAPFHKLVIDGLFVEILKQAPDVDEIQFNQDGNWCRLNQKKETHVISSPVIKNTRPAASEPSGASPEKKPKMDVIDLTCSSDEEDEEEPRTPQPAPSNTSSSSPRVISLDSPTPVHSMISSDSPMLSSPGSNIGSPSSVSSSGLGSPMSSKGLSPAKSPYRPSSVAHSLSPVSSDGTIPNPPSPSIPIVPPPPLTSQRPLSFPTDFPSQTNAPLQSPLGSRISPITPPTFPVSMYPPYSLPAPMPHQPPPYNHSSSMNNYAPELDREIEDFIRGIVWDNSSYR from the exons TCAAATTTTTTCATCTAACAGGAGGAAGCCACCAGGGAAGTCTGATGAAGGTCCTATGTTTAGTAGCA CGAAGGATGAACATGATATCCATAAACATG GTGGTTTGGATTACTCTTCAGGAGCCAGTCTTGTTTCACCAGCACAATCTTCCATGTTCCCAGTCCATCCAGATGTTAGACTGAAACATCTGCCATTTTATGATGTAGTAGCAGAGCTTATGAAACCTACAAGTCTTG CTCCTAGAGGAACATCGAAATTTCAggaaacacattttaattttcatctgACTCCACAGCAAGCTCAGGATATAGCTATGTCGAG gGATTTCAGACCAGGTGCTAGATGTGAATATATGACACAGATACAGTTACG gttttgTTTATTAGAAACAAGCTGTGAACAAGATGATAATTTTCCTCCCAGTATATGTGTCAGGGTTAATGGTAAACTAGCCCCATTGCCA AATCCTATTCCAACAACAAAGCCAGGAGTAGAACCTAAACGTCCAGGGCGTCCAGTAGATATCACATCATTCTGTCGTCTTTCACCCACAATGCCTAATCAGATAGATGTGTCATGGGCCACTGACTTTGGTCGG GGTTACTGTGTGGCTATATACTTAGTAAAGAAACTATCATCAGATATATTAATGATGAGATTAAAACAGTTTGGAAATAGACATCCTGATCATACGAGAGCTTTAA tcaaagaaaaattacaaagtGATCCAGATAGTGAAATAGATACAACTAGTCTTAGAGTGTCCTTAATGTGTCCG CTTGGTAAAAGTCGGATGAGTATTCCAATACGAGCTAGTTCTTGTACACATTTACAGTGCTGTGATGCCATGCTATATCTTATGATGAATGAGAAGAAACCAACATGGATGTGTCCTGTTTGTGATAGACCTGCTCCATTCCATAAATTAGTCATTGATGG GTTATTTGtagaaattttgaaacaagCACCTGATGTTGATGAGATTCAGTTTAATCAAGATGGTAATTGGTGTAGACTTAACCAGAAGAAAGAAACACATGTGATATCTAGTCCTGTCATAAAAAATACACGACCTGCAGCTTCAGAACCAAGTG GTGCCTCCCCTGAAAAGAAGCCTAAAATGGACGTGATTGATCTGACCTGTAGCAGTGATGAGGAGGATGAGGAAGAACCCAGAACACCACAGCCAGCTCCTTCAAATACAAGTTCTAGTAGTCCTCGGGTAATCAGCCTTGATTCTCCAACTCCCGTGCATTCTATGATCTCATCTGATTCACCCATGTTGTCGTCACCTGGGTCAAATATCGGATCACCGTCATCTGTGTCAAGTTCTGGATTGGGATCACCTATGTCAAGCAAGGGACTATCTCCAGCAAAGTCTCCGTACAGACCTTCATCTGTGGCCCACTCACTTTCTCCTGTGTCATCAGATGGAACTATCCCTAATCCTCCATCACCATCCATACCTATAGTACCACCACCACCATTAACATCACAGAGACCACTTAGTTTCCCTACAGACTTTCCTTCACAGACTAATGCACCTTTACAATCACCACTGGGATCCAGGATATCTCCGATCACACCTCCAACCTTTCCTGTTTCTATGTATCCCCCTTACTCACTTCCGGCACCCATGCCTCATCAGCCTCCACCTTACAACCATTCGTCAAGTATGAACAATTATGCTCCAGAGTTAGACAGAGAAATTGAAGACTTTATTCGTGGAATTGTGTGGGATAATTCTAGTTATcggtaa